In the genome of Oncorhynchus masou masou isolate Uvic2021 chromosome 26, UVic_Omas_1.1, whole genome shotgun sequence, one region contains:
- the LOC135515131 gene encoding tetraspanin-7-like, which produces MSCPLPYDSLPALLSPRREVDWEREQLAARRLSSPRKLSLLNPSTGLRRHSALPGYTLSPFQEKQHQEQLQQHLSISLCSEASMAPPAPLMGGPLPCCQPVGIMPLLRLALLAFSCLFWASGLAIFTLGVWAQVSLADYMLLSANHYPNTPLILLATGATVTAWGFLGCLGVAANLPVVLRAYGFIQLAALMAGLAAGLSGLFYREDIAGGFRSGLQKAVAGYGEDEGRSNALDSLQRGLECCGAEGWRDWLTSDWANQDAAFSPMANSSSVSLPESCCVRRKGCRNRPLPAVGGEGVAAAGIHPHGCFRKVFSFVNDNVFHIAATVLGLAFTQIGGIALAFLLANRLQPRPHRPVTH; this is translated from the coding sequence ATGAGCTGTCCACTGCCCTACGACTCCTTGCCCGCTCTGCTGAGCCCCAGGCGAGAGGTGGACTGGGAACGTGAGCAGCTAGCGGCGCGGAGGCTCTCCTCTCCCAGAAAGCTGAGCCTCCTCAACCCTTCTACTGGGCTTCGGCGGCACTCGGCACTCCCCGGGTACACGCTCTCGCCCTTCCAGGAGAAGCAACACCAGGAGCAGCTGCAACAGCATCTCTCAATATCCCTGTGCTCCGAGGCCTCCATGGCGCCACCAGCTCCCCTCATGGGTGGACCCCTGCCCTGCTGCCAGCCAGTGGGTATCATGCCCCTGCTGCGCCTGGCCCTGCTGGCCTTCAGCTGCCTCTTTTGGGCATCCGGTCTGGCCATCTTCACCCTGGGCGTGTGGGCCCAGGTATCGCTGGCCGACTACATGCTGCTGTCGGCCAACCACTACCCCAACACCCCGCTCATCCTTCTGGCCACTGGGGCCACCGTCACGGCCTGGGGCTTCCTGGGCTGTCTGGGAGTGGCCGCCAACCTACCCGTCGTGCTGCGGGCATATGGCTTCATACAGTTGGCGGCACTGATGGCAGGGCTAGCCGCCGGCCTCTCGGGCCTGTTTTACCGCGAGGACATTGCCGGAGGGTTCCGTAGTGGACTGCAGAAGGCAGTGGCGGGCTATGGCGAAGACGAGGGCCGCTCCAATGCTCTGGATAGCCTGCAGAGGGGGCTAGAGTGCTGCGGGGCCGAGGGCTGGCGCGATTGGCTGACCTCGGACTGGGCCAATCAGGATGCAGCATTCTCGCCCATGGCCAACAGCTCCTCTGTGTCGCTACCCGAGAGCTGCTGCGTCCGACGCAAGGGCTGCCGGAACCGACCCCTGCCAGCAGTGGGGGGCGAAGGGGTGGCGGCTGCTGGGATCCATCCCCACGGATGTTTCCGGAAGGTGTTCAGTTTCGTCAATGACAACGTCTTCCACATTGCTGCCACCGTGCTGGGTCTAGCCTTCACCCAGATAGGCGGCATCGCCCTGGCCTTTCTACTAGCTAACCGCCTGCAACCAAGACCACACCGACCAGTCACACACTAA